The Chroicocephalus ridibundus chromosome 2, bChrRid1.1, whole genome shotgun sequence genome includes a region encoding these proteins:
- the ESCO1 gene encoding N-acetyltransferase ESCO1, whose amino-acid sequence MAAQKRKSMLVEPSAKRPKLDKNSKPSSAKKEKEVSDTKHVSNKSKPNQCAVQEKTVLKTSVKSNSDNTNEPELGTRMTTRSSGFNSNNKTVPDKKVQQQPKSTKNKEVCQKKSVQEIPKSKCVTAPNEPVMRRSQRLQQLTHVHVPARCLRNREVKEEKASEVKQSSQAKRHAQSVAAKVIKSAGEKKEQKTTKIKPNNTNEDKEIHVEVTSSLKEKKCKADNKNDNSNSLQHNIQGSSLCPDESIAEVKKDQTGPVSPIPRNTKKVETDSLKPNSKTVTKEKQQIHQNIKNSTKPKKNSQPSVSETNVVEQPENDAKSKRVSILELCEEIAGEIESDTVEVKKDSPNAEDSKTEEKHANVQLQQSETLTQKEPSQSTQCKRFFPSKKAMPVKCTLNGRNNSSNKNSKWTKIKLLKASNMKQSNLNSANTPKLSLLKDYPEVSEASQIATEAEPSKAQGKLSLTGLSENESATCVQEKSDPSSERAGPKEVTLEIKQPTKRGAENGLLRNLTKHLCEPRPDENFRLHLESSPESSPVKYVTSPKPPKQLKKEPGESEPQGLAPKQLTQTSFTNQTSETENSVPLSNPSLASKCSNFLPSEEHIQKLKEAGKDGDKQMIIDAGQKRFGAISCNICGMLYTASNPEDETQHLLFHNQFISAVKYVGWKKERILAEYPDGKIIMVLPDDPKYALKKVEEIREMVDNDLGFQQAPLMCYSRTKTLLFISNDKKVIGCLIAEHIQWGYRVIEEKVPEVSSENEKVIFERQKAWCCSTSPEPAICGISRIWVFSMMRRKKIASRMIECLRSNFIYGSYLSKEEIAFSDPTPDGKLFATQYCGTGQFLVYNFLNGQHQT is encoded by the exons atggCAGCTCAGAAAAGGAAGTCTATGTTAGTAGAACCTTCTGCTAAACGTCCAAAGCTGGACAAGAACAGCAAACCATCATCAgcgaagaaggaaaaagaggtgTCAGATACAAAACATGTCTCAAATAAATCAAAGCCTAATCAGTGTGCGGTGCAGGAGAAAACTGTGCTCAAAACCTCTGTCAAATCAAACAG TGACAACACCAATGAACCTGAACTAGGAACACGCATGACTACAAGATCATCAGGATTCAACTCGAATAATAAAACAGTACCCGACAAAAAGGTTCAACAGCAGCCTAAATCTACAAAAAATAAGGAGGTATGCCAGAAAAAATCTGTGCAAGAAATTCCTAAGTCAAAATGCGTAACTGCGCCAAATGAGCCAGTAATGAGGAGATCACAGAGGCTGCAGCAGTTAACACATGTACATGTACCAGCAAGATGCCTGCGCAACAGAgaagttaaagaagaaaaagcttcggAAGTTAAACAAAGTAGCCAAGCAAAAAGACATGCTCAGAGTGTTGCAGCAAAAGTAATTAAgtctgctggagaaaaaaaggaacagaaaactacaaaaataaagccaaacaaTACAAATGAGGATAAAGAAATACATGTAGAAGTGACCAGctctctgaaagagaaaaaatgtaaagcagacaataaaaatgataattcCAACAGCTTGCAACACAACATTCAAGGGTCATCGTTATGTCCTGATGAGAGTATTGCAGAAGTTAAGAAAGACCAAACGGGTCCTGTATCTCCTATACCTAGGAACACAAAGAAAGTGGAAACAGATTCTCTTAAGCCAAATTCTAAGACAGTAACTaaggaaaagcaacaaatacatcagaacataaaaaacagtacaaaaccaaaaaagaattcACAGCCATCTGTAAGTGAAACAAATGTGGTTGAGCAACCAGAGAACGATGCAAAATCCAAAAGGGTAAGCATCCTTGAACTTTGTGAAGAAATTGCAGGTGAGATTGAGTCAGATACAGTAGAGGTGAAAAAAGATTCCCCTAATGCTGAGgatagcaaaacagaagaaaagcatgcCAACGTACAGCTTCAACAAAGTGAAACGCTTACTCAGAAAGAACCTAGTCAAAGTACTCAATGCAAACGTTTTTTCCCTAGCAAAAAAGCAATGCCTGTCAAATGCACTCTGAATGGTAGAAATAACTCCTCAAACAAAAACTCTAAATGGaccaaaattaaattactgaaagCTAGTAACATGAAGCAAAGTAACTTAAATTCTGCAAATACACCCAAGCTTTCTTTGTTAAAAGATTACCCTGAAGTTTCAGAGGCAAGTCAAATAGCTACAGAAGCAGAGCCTTCAAAGGCACAAGGCAAGCTGTCATTAACAGGACTCTCTGAGAATGAAAGTGCAACTTGTGTGCAGGAGAAATCAGATCCTTCATCTGAAAGAGCTGGACCTAAAGAAGTGACATTAGAAATAAAACAGCCCACAAAGAGAGGTGCAGAAAATGGTTTGTTGCGTAATTTGACAAAACATTTGTGTGAGCCAAGACCAGATGAG aACTTTCGATTACATTTGGAATCAAGTCCAGAAAGTTCTCCAGTAAAGTATGTTACATCTCCTAAACcaccaaaacaattaaaaaaagaacctgGAGAAAGTGAACCTCAAG GCTTGGCTCCCAAGCAGTTGACGCAAACTTCATTTACAAATCAAACTTCTGAAACTGAGAACAG CGTTCCATTGTCAAATCCTTCATTAGCATCAAAATGCAGTAACTTCCTACCATCTGAGGAACATATTCAGAAGctaaaagaagcaggaaaagatgGCGATAAGCAGATGATCATA gatgcAGGACAGAAGAGATTTGGTGCTATTTCCTGTAATATTTGTGGAATGCTTTACACTGCATCAAATCCAGAGGATGAAACACAACATCTGCTATTTCATAACCAGTTCATAAGTGCTGTCAAATATGTG ggctggaaaaaggagagaattttGGCTGAATATCCTGATGGAAAGATAATAATGGTTCTTCCTGATGACCCCAAGTATGCACTTAAAAAG GTTGAAGAAATTAGAGAAATGGTAGACAATGACTTGGGATTTCAGCAAGCGCCGCTTATGTGTTACTCTAGAACTaaaactcttctttttatttctaacgACAAAAAAGTTATCGGCTGTTTAATTGCAGAACATATCCAGTGG GGCTACAGAGTTatagaagagaaggttccagaagtcagttcagaaaatgaaaaagtcatatttgaaagacagaaagcaTGGTGCTGTTCCACTTCTCCAGAACCTGCTATTTGTGGGATTAGTCGAATATGGGTATTCAGCATGATGCGTCGAAAGAAGATTGCTTCTCGGATGATAGAGTGTCTCAG GAGCAACTTCATCTATGGCTCTTATTTAAGTAAAGAAGAAATCGCTTTCTCTGACCCCACTCCCGATGGCAAACTCTTTGCGACGCAGTACTGTGGCACCGGCCAGTTCCTGGTGTACAACTTCCTCAACGGACAGCACCAGACTTAA